In Macrobrachium rosenbergii isolate ZJJX-2024 chromosome 16, ASM4041242v1, whole genome shotgun sequence, a single genomic region encodes these proteins:
- the LOC136846957 gene encoding general transcription factor II-I repeat domain-containing protein 2A-like: MECDEWVCDFAFAVDIMQKLNELNTKLQGKGLFAHELYVEVKAFQSKLQLFAKQLKEQNFVHFPLLKTRTVTQALSDKYSSQLMALRDEFIRRFADFKAIEWQFDLLSSPFACDVETAVEELQVELIDLQADNSLKRLFENKPLVEFYASLHSEKFKNLKNFARKMFVIFASTYICEQTFSILKVNKSKNRSLLTDSNLQSVLRISTSNLTPNFNKLVNDCSQLHHSH; the protein is encoded by the coding sequence ATGGAGTGTGACGAATGGGTTTGTGATTTTGCATTTGCTGTAGACATTATGCAAAAGCTGAATGAGTTAAACACAAAACTACAAGGCAAAGGTTTATTTGCACATGAATTGTATGTGGAAGTGAAAGCGTTTCAATCGAAACTTCAACTTTTTGCCAAGCAGCTTAAAGAGCAaaactttgttcattttcctctgttGAAAACACGAACTGTTACACAAGCACTATCAGACAAATACAGTTCCCAGTTGATGGCTCTAAGAGATGAATTTATCAGAAGATTTGCTGATTTCAAGGCAATTGAATGGCAGTTTGATTTGCTCAGCTCACCTTTTGCCTGTGACGTTGAAACAGCTGTTGAAGAACTGCAAGTAGAACTGATTGATTTGCAAGCCGACAACTCTTTAAAGAggctctttgaaaataaaccacTGGTCGAGTTTTATGCATCTCTGCActcagaaaagtttaaaaatctgaaaaattttgcaAGAAAGATGTTTGTGATATTTGCATCAACTTACATATGTGAGCAGACTTTTTCTATATTGAAAGTTAACAAGTCAAAGAACAGGTCACTTCTCACAGACTCGAATCTTCAGTCAGTGTTAAGAATCAGTACAAGCAACTTGACACCTAATTTCAACAAACTGGTAAATGATTGCAGTCAGTTGCATCATTCGCACTGA